One genomic window of Salvia miltiorrhiza cultivar Shanhuang (shh) chromosome 4, IMPLAD_Smil_shh, whole genome shotgun sequence includes the following:
- the LOC131021769 gene encoding ubiquitin carboxyl-terminal hydrolase 23-like isoform X1 has product MAETATTMISSNGVGRTEPEFDSVALFHRRIEFHQAQKHFNGFVNESSNGFKLVKLNSVKASGFAPKNEKSLEHSDVGMDPELSFEITFRRIGAGLRNLGNTCFLNSVLQCLTYTAPLAAYLQSGKHQNSCRTAGFCALCAIQEHVSRALQSSGRILEPKDLVSNLRCISRSFRNARQEDAHEFMVNLLESMHKCCLPCGVPSESPSAYEKSLVHKIFGGRLRSQVKCMQCSYCSNKFDPFLDLSLEIQKADSLYKALAHFTAKEQLDGGAREYQCDQCKQKVKASKQLTVHKAPQVLAVHLKRFSSHSPGQKVDKRVAFEPTLDLKPFVTGPYDGDLKYTLYGVLVHYGWSTHSGHYYCFVRTSSGMWYSLDDNQVVQVNERKVLEQKAYMLFYVRDRKNVGSKNHVNALQKDNMVMNAIGNAAYSKLNLELKEKIQNGSDKRKLNGAAALSGRAAPVTALPNEAPSENMSSNINGKLTAENLDLGRNAKCESMVPPTKAPLKEYSSMELNSSVNGSGGTSNGGHVATDTCHNTSGVVEEQSTNTVLLSDSRPQVSMYKKETSSSIAMPSGCKDSDEDKPCESAEKAPDSAVLSRLSRDQCKMVGPISEMNASGSRMPTGAIGELGKSIRDEQAPKKAVGPNTEVTVENGQRINVQSKEPLRLGITKKKRQDLKVKRKLLKYQAVTTSLSSNLILGGGLCLRKKKHKQKLMRKQSSMLKKSPDTKDMLSENGLPSKLGQSTSKESFPQAVVDKSTCSREKKAKFVSDGDSSSISGDAIDKDFRKRILLDGSTVSAEKQPDIRQLTAQGAGMSAEHQRELRQNDVMNMLTRGLEETTGKEHVGRWDDIGVSLSTKYKTRASGAAGQIGYIGDEWDEEYDRGKRKKVRVPVVSFDGPNLFQEIANKRSKTKRAKLDRSRDGNQPFRI; this is encoded by the exons ATGGCGGAAACGGCGACGACGATGATCAGTTCGAATGGGGTGGGCAGGACTGAACCGGAGTTCGATTCGGTGGCGTTGTTCCATAGGAGGATTGAGTTCCATCAAGCTCAGAAGCATTTCAATGGTTTTGTAAACGAGAGCAGCAATGGGTTTAAGCTGGTGAAGCTGAACTCGGTCAAGGCTTCCGGTTTCGCCCCTAAAAACGAAAAATCATTGGAGCATTCTGATGTCGGGATGGATCCTGAGCTCAGCTTCGAGATTACATTTCGCAGAATT GGTGCAGGTTTGCGTAACCTTGGAAACACTTGTTTCCTTAATTCGGTACTGCAATGCCTGACATATACTGCACCATTAGCTGCCTATCTTCAAAGTGGAAAGCATCAAAATTCTT GTCGTACTGCCGGGTTTTGTGCATTATGTGCCATCCAGGAACATGTCAGTCGAGCTCTGCAGTCAAGCGGGAGGATTCTAGAGCCTAAGGATCTTGTGTCGAACTTGAGAT gcaTATCTCGGAGCTTTCGCAATGCCAGGCAAGAAGATGCTCATGAGTTTATGGTGAATCTGCTCGAATCAATGCATAAGTGCTGCTTACCATGTGGAGTGCCAAGTGAATCTCCTAGTGCTTACGAGAAAAGCTTGGTCCACAAGATATTTGGTGGTCGATTGCGAAGTCAG GTGAAATGCATGCAGTGCTCGTACTGCTCTAACAAATTTGATCCATTCTTGGATCTAAGTCTAGAAATACAGAAAGCAGACTCATTGTATAAGGCACTTGCTCATTTCACCGCCAAAGAGCAGTTAGATGGAGGTGCCAGGGAATATCAGTGTGATCAATGTAAACAGAAAGTAAAGGCTTCGAAGCAGCTAACAGTACACAAGGCACCTCAAGTACTCGCTGTTCACCTGAAGCGTTTCAGTTCGCATTCTCCTGGCCAAAAAGTTGATAAAAGAGTTGCTTTTGAACCTACCTTGGACTTGAAACCTTTTGTCACTGGCCCCTAT GATGGGGATCTGAAATACACTCTCTATGGAGTTCTTGTTCATTATGGTTGGAGCACTCATTCCGGCCATTATTACTGTTTTGTTCGCACATCGAGTGGCATGTGGTATTCCCTTGATGACAATCAG GTTGTCCAAGTTAATGAGAGGAAAGTTCTGGAACAGAAGGCCTATATGTTGTTCTATGTTCGTGATAGAAAAAACGTTGGCTCGAAGAATCATGTTAATGCCCTTCAGAAAGATAACATGGTGATGAATGCCATCGGAAATGCTGCATATTCAAAATTGAACTTGGAATTGAAAGAGAAAATCCAAAACGGTTCAGATAAGAGAAAGTTAAATGGCGCTGCAGCTTTATCCGGGAGGGCTGCACCGGTGACTGCTCTACCAAATGAGGCTCCTTCGGAAAATATGTCCTCAAACATTAATGGCAAATTGACAGCTGAGAATTTGGACCTTGGAAGAAATGCCAAGTGTGAATCGATGGTGCCACCGACAAAGGCTCCACTGAAGGAATATTCTTCGATGGAATTAAATTCAAGCGTTAATGGCTCTGGCGGTACTTCAAATGGAGGTCATGTTGCAACAGATACCTGCCACAACACGTCGGGTGTTGTAGAAGAGCAGAGTACAAACACAGTTTTATTGTCCGACAGTAGGCCTCAAGTTTCAATGTATAAGAAAGAAACAAGTAGCTCTATTGCCATGCCATCGGGCTGCAAGGATAGTGACGAGGACAAACCTTGTGAATCAGCTGAGAAGGCTCCTGACAGTGCTGTGCTCAGCAGATTATCTCGAGACCAATGCAAAATGGTTGGCCCCATTTCTGAAATG AATGCTAGCGGAAGCAGAATGCCCACGGGAGCAATTGGTGAACTAGGGAAAAGCATTCGAGACGAGCAGGCACCAAAGAAGGCTGTCGGTCCAAATACTGAGGTAACTGTTGAAAATGGGCAAAGAATCAATGTGCAGTCGAAAGAGCCTCTCAGACTTGGGATAACTAAGAAGAAAAGGCAAGACCTTAAAGTAAAAAGGAAGCTCTTGAAGTATCAGGCAGTCACCACATCACTCAGCTCTAACCTTATATTAGGTGGGGGCCTCTGCTTACGAAAGAAAAAGCACAAGCAGAAACTGATGAGAAAGCAAAGTTCTATGCTTAAGAAGTCTCCCGATACGAAGGATATGTTAAGTGAGAATGGGTTACCATCAAAGCTAGGACAATCGACATCTAAAGAATCATTTCCTCAAGCTGTTGTTGACAAATCTACTTGCTCTCGGGAAAAGAAAGCCAAATTTGTTTCAGATGGTGATAGTAGTAGCATATCAGGTGATGCTATTGATAAAGACTTTAGAAAGAGGATTCTTCTCGATGGCTCCACAGTTTCTGCTGAAAAGCAACCTGACATAAGGCAATTGACTGCTCAAGGAGCGGGGATGTCTGCAGAGCACCAAAGAGAGTTGAGGCAAAATGATGTCATGAACATGCTTACCAGGGGCTTAGAAGAGACAACCGGTAAAGAACACG TTGGTCGTTGGGATGACATTGGTGTTTCACTATCTACTAAATATAAGACAAGAGCATCAGGAGCTGCTGGCCAAATCGGTTATATTGGGGATGAGTG GGATGAGGAGTACGACAGAGGAAAGAGGAAGAAGGTAAGGGTCCCCGTTGTTAGCTTCGATGGACCAAACTTATTCCAAGAAATTGCAAACAAAAGATCGAAAACAAAGAGAGCAAAGCTCGACAGATCCAGAGATGGGAACCAGCCATTTAGGATATGA